One Salvia splendens isolate huo1 chromosome 12, SspV2, whole genome shotgun sequence genomic window carries:
- the LOC121756790 gene encoding aspartate--tRNA ligase 2, cytoplasmic-like — protein MSSEEPMTTAAEESGEKKPSKKELAKLERQRKRQEAAAASAAAATANLSISADDPLAANYGEIPLNDLQSKELSAAVWTPVNDLTDDLKDKSVLIQGHAQAIRAVGKKMAFLVVREECFTVQCVLTVAPDLVSPQMVKFATGLSRESIVDIEGIVSLPSQPITGASQQVEIQVRKLYCVNKAIPILPINIEDAARSEAEIEKALQAGEQLVRVNQDTRLNYRVLDLRTPANQGIFEVQCQVEEIFRQFLLSKGFRGIHTPKLIAGSSEGGAAVFRLDYKGTPACLAQSPQLQKQMAICGGFNRVFEIGAVYRAEDSFTHRHLCEFIGLDVEMRIKKHYSEVMDIVDGLFVKMFDTLNEKCAKELEAINKQYPFEKLKYLRKTLRLTFEEGVQMLKEAGIEVDPFGDLNTETERKLGQLVLEKYGTEFYILHRYPLAVRPFYTMPCYDNPKYSNSFDVFIRGEEIISGAQRIHVPEFLTERAQACGIDVSTISTYIDAFRYGAPTHGGFGVGLERVVMLFCALNNIRKTSLFPRDPQRIVP, from the exons ATGTCGTCTGAAGAGCCCATGACTACCGCTGCCGAAGAGTCCGGTGAGAAGAAGCCTTCAAAGAAGGAGCTCGCAAAGCTGGAGCGCCAGCGGAAGCGCCAAGAAGCCGCCGCCGCATCTGCTGCAGCAGCCACCGCCAACCTCTCCATCTCCGCCGACGACCCCCTGGCCGCCAACTACGGCGAAATCCCTCTCAACGACCTGCAATCCAAGGAGCTATCGGCCGCAGTTTGGACGCCGGTCAATGATTTGACCGACGACCTCAAGGACAAATCCGTGCTCATTCAAGGCCACGCGCAGGCGATTCGCGCCGTCGGGAAAAAGATGGCGTTCCTCGTCGTCAGGGAGGAGTGCTTCACCGTGCAGTGCGTCTTAACCGTCGCACCGGATTTAGTCAGCCCGCAGATGGTGAAATTCGCCACCGGATTGAGCCGTGAGAGCATTGTTGACATCGAAGGGATCGTCTCCTTGCCGTCTCAGCCCATTACAGGAGCCTCTCAGCAG GTGGAAATTCAAGTTAGGAAGCTTTATTGTGTTAACAAGGCTATTCCTATACTGCCTATCAATATTGAAGACGCAGCTAGAAGCGAGGCTGAAATTGAAAAGGCTCTGCAG GCGGGCGAGCAACTTGTTCGTGTAAATCAGGACACTCGCCTGAATTACAGGGTCCTTGACTTGCGCACTCCTGCAAATCAAGGAATATTTGAAGTCCAGTGTCAAGTTGAGGAG ATATTTAGACAATTTTTATTATCCAAAGGTTTCCGTGGGATCCACACACCTAAACTGATTGCGGGTTCTAGTGAAGGCGGTGCTGCTGTCTTTAGATTGGATTACAAAGGAACGCCTGCATGCTTGGCACAGTCACCCCAGCTTCAGAAACAAATGGCCATTTGTGGTGGTTTTAACCGCGTGTTTGAAATTGGCGCAGTATACAGAGCAGAAGATTCTTTTACTCATCGACATCTGTGTGAGTTCATTGGTCTTGATGTTGAAATGAGGATTAAGAAGCACTATTCAGAG GTGATGGACATTGTCGATGGCTTATTTGTGAAAATGTTTGACACCTTGAATGAGAAATGTGCTAAAGAACTTGAAGCCATCAACAAGCAATACCCATTTGAAAAGCTGAAG TATCTACGGAAGACCTTAAGACTTACATTTGAAGAGGGGGTGCAAATGCTGAAG GAGGCTGGCATAGAAGTTGACCCTTTTGGAGATCTCAACACAGAGACGGAACGGAAGCTTGGCCAACTTGTTCTTGAGAA GTATGGTACTGAGTTCTACATACTTCATCGCTATCCTCTAGCTGTTCGACCATTCTATACCATGCCATGCTATGATAATCCAAAGTATAGCAACTCGTTTGATGTCTTCATTAGAG GTGAGGAAATCATATCTGGAGCGCAGCGTATTCACGTGCCTGAGTTTCTGACAGAGCGTGCACAAGCATGTGGGATTGATGTCAGCACTATCTCGACATACATTGATGCCTTTAG GTACGGGGCGCCAACTCACGGAGGATTTGGAGTTGGGTTGGAGCGCGTGGTGATGCTATTCTGTGCGCTCAACAACATTCGAAAAACATCACTTTTCCCCCGTGACCCACAGAGAATCGTGCCTTGA
- the LOC121756789 gene encoding uncharacterized protein LOC121756789 encodes MDHIDEIDIIDWDSIEITPLEESQIGAPESLMDEETMFAFVGLTLEKPSDALVDGMNYGPIVDEVMDIPVDDHIPNEENVFYDMDDPPMDVGTIYTNMNDFRKAVKQHAIKTQFELGTEKSNPNLFRGFCKAESCPWSIVARWMKNEKHVKVCLNKGEHFCSSTGRVRTKMTSYHWVGEKAIPFLKKDPNMGAIKLQNELQEKYVTTIHYSTIYVGMQIAREKLYGTWEDNFGNLFNFKAMVELKMPGSVVEIGLKETEDGVYFQRFFCCFKPSINGFLNGCRPYLSVDATALNGRWNGQLASATALDGHNWIFPLAFGLFESETNEEWIWFMEQLKRAIGSPPHLAICSDACKGLENAVKAVFPLAEHRECFIHLMKNFSKRFQGPIFGHMYPAARTFCPIYHEKLMHKMYEANDRVQPFLETYHTLLWMRSKFSEDIKCDYITNNIAEVWNNWVKDLKDLPIAELVDSLRSKFMELYARRRDIGERLEGHTMLPIVVRHLNVLSRQLGNLKVKVGGMGEAEVTEITDRHKVIRHVVNLAQHTCSCREWQV; translated from the exons ATGGATCACATTGATGAAATTGATATTATTGACTGGGATAGTATAGAAATTACTCCACTTGAAGAATCACAGATTGGTGCTCCTGAAAGCTTGATGGATGAAGAAACAATGTTTGCATTTGTTGGTCTAACCTTAGAGAAACCTAGTGATGCACTAGTAGATGGAATGAATTATGGTCCAATTGTTGATGAGGTAATGGACATACCAGTTGATGACCATATTCCTAATGAAGAGAATGTATTTTATGATATGGATGACCCTCCGATGGATGTTGGAACCATATACACAAATATGAATGATTTTAGGAAAGCAGTGAAGCAACATGCTATAAAGACTCAGTTTGAACTAGGAACAGAGAAATCCAACCCAAATTTGTTCAGGGGCTTCTGCAAAGCTGAGAGTTGTCCATGGTCAATTGTTGCTAGGTGgatgaaaaatgaaaagcaTGTGAAG GTTTGTTTGAATAAAGGTGAGCATTTTTGTTCATCCACTGGCAGAGTAAGGACCAAGATGACATCGTATCATTGGGTTGGAGAAAAAGCAATTCCTTTTTTAAAGAAAGATCCAAACATGGGAGCAATTAAGTTGCAAAATGAGTTGCAGGAGAAGTATGTCACCACAATTCATTATTCTACTATATATGTCGGTATGCAGATTGCACGTGAAAAATTGTATGGAACATGGGAGGACAATTTTGGGAATTTGTTTAACTTTAAGGCAATGGTTGAGCTTAAAATGCCAGGGAGTGTGGTTGAGATAGGGTTGAAAGAGACTGAAGACGGGGTCTACTTTCAAAGATTTTTTTGTTGCTTCAAACCAAGTATCAATGGCTTCCTAAATGGGTGTAGGCCATATTTAAGTGTAGATGCAACGGCTCTTAATGGTAGATGGAATGGACAACTAGCTTCAGCTACTGCATTAGATGGGCACAACTGGATATTTCCACTTGCTTTTGGGTTGTTTGAAAGTGAGACCAATGAAGAATGGATTTGGTTTATGGAGCAGCTAAAGAGGGCAATTGGAAGTCCACCTCATTTAGCTATTTGCTCAGATGCATGCAAGGGGTTGGAGAATGCTGTGAAGGCGGTGTTTCCATTGGCAGAACATAGAGAGTGTTTTATCCACTTGATGAAGAATTTTTCTAAGAGGTTTCAAGGTCCGATTTTTGGACACATGTATCCTGCAGCTAGGACATTTTGTCCAATTTATCATGAAAAACTAATGCACAAGATGTACGAAGCAAATGATAGGGTGCAACCATTCTTAGAGACATATCACACCCTGCTTTGGATGAGGAGCAAATTTTCTGAAGACATCAAATGTGACTATATTACAAACAATATTGCAGAAGTGTGGAACAACTGGGTAAAGGACCTTAAGGACCTTCCAATAGCCGAGCTAGTTGACAGTCTGAGATCAAAGTTCATGGAGCTCTATGCAAGGAGGAGAGATATAGGTGAAAGATTGGAAGGCCATACCATGCTTCCAATTGTTGTTCGCCATCTCAATGTTCTTAGTAGACAATTGGGTAACTTGAAGGTCAAAGTAGGTGGTATGGGTGAGGCAGAGGTGACTGAGATCACAGATAGACACAAGGTAATTAGACATGTTGTGAATCTTGCACAACACACTTGCTCATGTAGGGAGTGGCAAGTCTAA
- the LOC121758361 gene encoding AIG2-like protein D yields MASAPISNVFVYGSLLADDVVRALLGSGLVSRNMFTLQIIRVEDKKVDGRVLLGITPPELHILDEFEDERERVDVILKDGMEKLIAITYVWENKTDPNLYGSWDFEEWKILHMDGFLKMTKGFMNELELPDANTRVATYDSFYEGMDNKHSIS; encoded by the exons ATGGCTTCTGCTCCGATTTCTAACGTCTTCGTCTATGGCAGCCTCCTTGCTGACGACGTCGTTCGAGCCCTCTTAG GCAGCGGTTTAGTATCAAGGAACATGTTTACCCTGCAAATTATACGTGTTGAAGATAAGAAAGTCGATGGCAGG GTTCTGCTCGGCATCACACCTCCAGAACTTCATATTCTGGATGAATTTGAGGATGAAAGGGAACGTGTTGATGTGATTTTGAAG GATGGTATGGAGAAACTGATAGCCATCACATACGTATGGGAAAATAAGACCGATCCAAACTTATATGGAAGCTGGGATTTTGAA GAGTGGAAAATATTGCACATGGATGGCTTCTTGAAGATGACGAAGGGTTTCATGAACGAATTGGAGCTACCTGATGCCAACACACGAGTTGCGACGTATGATTCATTTTATGAAGGGATGGATAATAAGCACTCTATTTCTTAA